Part of the Enterobacter pseudoroggenkampii genome, ACTGCCCGGACCGCTGGTGGGCGAGCTGCCTTATCTGCCACGCGCCGAGCAGCGCGAGCTAGCGCAGTACATCGATCTCTCTGCCCTCGGTGGCGTGTTGACCGTAGACAGAGTCGTGGCGTAACGTCCGCGACAATACGGACGCCAGCACGCAGGCGACCAGCAGGCCGGGCAGTAAAAAATACTGTCCGGTCATTTCACAGACCATCAGCGCCGACATAATGGGCGCATGCGTGGTCGCGGCAAGTAGGGTTGCCATTCCTGCCAGCCCCAGCAAAATTGCCGTCTCAGAACCCGGCAGCCACAGCGCGAACAGCTGTGCAAACAGCATGCCTGTCGCCATGCCGACAAACAGCGTCGGCGTGAACACCCCGCCCGGCGCGCCCGATCCGCTGCTCGCCAGTACCGCCAGCAGTTTGCAGATAAACACCCCGGCAATCACCGACAGCAGCGGCGGCGCGAGCAGAAAAGCCTGAACCACGCTGTAGCCATTCCCCCACACCTTCGGCGTCAGAAGAGACAGCAGCCCGACGATCGCACCGCCCAGCGCTAATTGCCACGGTGGCGAAAGCTTGAGGCGCAAGAAAAGACCGTGGCTGAACGCCATCAGCCACATCAGCAGCGGCCCGCAGAGACCCGCCACCAGCCCCATCGCGACCAGCAGGGCATAATCGGTAGCGGTGAGGATACCGCTCAGATGGACCGCGTAGAGCGTGTCGGTACCCGGCGCCAGAAGCTGCGTGGTGAGAAGCGCCACCACCGCCGCGATAACCACGGGCCCGAGCGAGGCCAGCATCAGGGTGCCAAACAGAATCTCAGCGATGAACAGGCTTCCGGCTAAGGGAGCATGGTAGGCGCTGGCCATCCCGGCGGCGGCACCGCAGGCTATCCATAATTTCCACTCGGATTTGGGCGTAAAGCGCCGGGCGAAAAGGGAGGCGGCGAGGGCGGCAAGCAGGATCATCGCCCCTTCACGCCCGATGGCGCTTCCGCTGGCAACGACCAGCAGTGAGGCGAGGGATTTAACCAGGCTGGCGCCGTAGTCAAACTGGCCGTCACCGGTCTCCAGCGCTTCCATGTAGTCAGTGGGGGCATGAGGCCGTTGCGCGGTCAGCCGTTGCCATCCCCAGAGCAGCAGCCCGGCCGCCAGACCACCCAGCGCTGGCGTCAGCGCGCGCCGCCAGGGGGAGAGCGACGCGGCGGCATTCACCAGGCTGCCGCTGTCGTTGCTGAGAAGCAGCCACTCCAGCAGGTACATGCTGTGGCGGAACACCGCCACGGCCAGCGCGGCCAGCACGCCGGTAACGGTAGCAATCAGCAGTCGGCGAAACATCGCGCGGATGTCGGGGTACGTATGAAGACGTTGCATGAGTCGCGAGTCAACGGGAAAGATACAATATTGTGGCGGCAAATCGTGGGGTTAGCAAAAGGTATGCGTGCGGAAAAGCCGGGCAATGCCCGGCCTGAAAGGTTAACTGTCGCTATGAATATTCAGCGCCCGGCGCGTACGCCCTGAACTCAGGTACTCGGCAATATAGTCCTGAGAAATCTCGCCGTTGTAGCGCCCGTCCTCATCCACGATCGGCATCCAGCTGGTGTTGCTCTCATACAGGCGTGACAGCACCACGCGCAGGTTGTCTTCCGCTTTGCCGGTCATGCGGAACGGATGCAGGATGTCGGCGCAGGTCCCGCTGGCGTTACGTGCTTCGCGACGCTTCACAAAGCCCAGCGGTTTGCCGTGCTCGTCAACTACGGTAACGGCACGAATGTCATTATCATCCATGGTCGCAAAGGCTTCAGGGAGCGGCGTAGAGCCCCGCACCGTAATGGTCGGCTGCTGGTCGGTGACGTCGCCCGCCGAGACCAGCAGCAGACGCTTCAGGGTGCGGTCCTGACCGACAAACGAGCCGACAAACTCATTCGCCGGTTTCGCCAGCAGTTCATCCGGACTGGCGCACTGCACGATTTTCCCCTGACGGAACACCGCAATACGGTCGCCGAGCTTGAGGGCTTCGTCGATATCGTGGCTGACCAGCATGACGGTTTTTTTCAGCTTGCGCTGCATCTCCAGGAATTGATTCTGGATCACCTCGCGGTTGATCGGGTCCACCGCGCCGAAGGGTTCATCCATCAGCAGTACCGGAGGATCCGCCGCCAGGGCGCGGATCACGCCGATACGCTGCTGCTGGCCGCCGGACATCTCGCGCGGGTAGCGATTCAGGAACTTATGCGGATCCAGCGCCACCATATCCATCAGCTCTTCGGCACGGGTTTTACAGCGTGCTTTATCCCAGCCCAGCATGCGCGGCACGACGGTAATGTTCTCTTCGATGGTCATGTTCGGGAACAGGCCAATCTGCTGGATCACGTAGCCAATGTTGCGGCGCAGGGTGACGGTGTCCATCCCACTGGTGTCTTCGCCGTTAATCAGGATTGTCCCGCTGCTGGGGGTAATGAGGCGGTTAATCATCTTCAGGGTGGTGGTCTTCCCGCAGCCGGACGGGCCGAGCAGGACGCACATTTCCCCTTCGGGCACGTTCAGGTTGACGTTGTCCACGGCCTTAAAGGTCTGGCCGTGCTTCTGTGAAAATTGTTTGGTGAGGTTTTCCAGTTTTATCATTATCGAATCCCCTTTGGAGTCAGAACCACCTGCAGACGATGCAGCAGCCAGTCGAGCACAATCGCTAAAAGACAAATCATCAGCGCGCCCGCAATCAACATGCGAATATCGCTTCCGCCGATGCCGTTGAGCAGCAGCAGGCCCAGACCGCCCGCGCCGATCACCGCGGCAATCGCCATCACGCCGATGTTCATCACCACGGCGGTGCGGATCCCGCCGAAAATCACCGGCAGCGCCATCGGGATTTCGACCCAGCGCAGCCGCTGCCAGAAGGTCATGCCGATGCCGCGTCCGGCTTCGCGCAGGCCCGGCGGCAGGCTGTCGAGCGCGGTATGGGTGTTACGCACAATCGGCAGCAGCGAGTAGAGAAACACCGCCGTGATCGCGGGCAGGGCACCAATCCCCTGACCGATCAGCGAAAACAGCGGGATCATCAGGCCAAACAGGGCGATAGACGGAATGGTCAGCACGATGGTGGCTATCCCCAGCACCGGCGTTGCCAGCCACCTGTGGCGGACAATCAGAATGCCCAGCGGTACGCCGATGATGATGGCTAAGCCTACGGCCAGCGCCACCAGCCACAGGTGCTGCAGCGTCAGGGTTAAGAGGTAATCCCAGTTGTCCAGAATGTAGTGAATCGTCTCCATAGCGCCTCCTACAGCAGCTGTTTGCTACGCAGGAAATCGCGGGCGACCTGCTGCGGTGACTGATGGTCGATATCCACCTTTTTGTTCAGCTCGGTGATAACGTCGTTGTTGAGCTGGGCCGAGAGGGTGTTGAGCGCCTCTTCCAGGCCGGGGTTGGCCTCCAGCGTGTCCTTACGCACCACCGGGGTGACCGCATAGCTCGGGAAGAAGCCTTTATCGTCTTCCAGCACCTTGAGGTCGAAGCCCTTCACGCGACCATCGGTGGTATAAATCAGCCCGGCGTCAACGAAGCCGTCGCGCACCGCGTTATAGACCAGGCCGGGGTCCATCTGACGGATCTGCGGGCGGTCCAGCTCCATCTTATAGGCCGCCTGAAGCGGCTTCATGCCGTCGCTGCGCCCGGCAAACTCCAGGTCCAAGCCCAGCAGCCAGTTTTTGTCCGGGTTGGTTTTACGGATCTGCTCAATCTTCGCCACCATCTCCGACATGGTGTTGATGTGTTCCGCCTCGGCGCGCTTGCGCTGCATGGCGAAAGCATAGGTGTTGTTCATATCGGCGGGCTTGAGCCAGACCAGACCGTGCTTCGCGTCCAGGCGTTTTACCGTCTCGTAAGACTCCTGCGGCGACATGCGCTTGTTGATGTGGTTAAAGATGATCAGCGACGTGCCGGTGTACTCCCAGGTCATGTCAATCTGCTTGTTGATCATCGCGTTGCGGGAGATCACCGTGGCAATGTTGGTTTGCGGCTGGACCTGAAAACCTTTCTTTTGCAGGTACTGCACGGTCATCGCCGAGAGAATGTGCTGCTCGGTAAAGCTCTTGGTCGCCAGAATCAGCGGGGCCGCCATCGCCTGGCTGGTGAACAGCGCCGCGGCACACAGCGCCGTCAGGCCGGAAAACAGTCTCATAAAAGCTCCTTGTTATTGTTATCGAGCGAGATGGGGACTCATCACGCGACCCAGCGCCGCCAGCAGGGTATCGAGGATCAGTGCGAACAGGGCGGTGGCCGCCGCGCCGAGGATCAGGGTCGGGAAATCGTTCAGATAAATGCCGGGGAAAATCAGCTCGCCGTAGCTGCTGGCGCCAATCAGGAACGCCAGCGGCGCGGTACCGACGTTAATGGCGGTGGCGATGCGGATCCCCGAGAGCATGACCGGCCAGGCGGCTGGCAGCTCAACCTGACGCAGACGCTGCCATTTGGTCATCCCGATGCCGTTTGCCGCTTCCAGCAGCGACGGCGGGA contains:
- the osmW gene encoding osmoprotectant ABC transporter permease OsmW, encoding METIHYILDNWDYLLTLTLQHLWLVALAVGLAIIIGVPLGILIVRHRWLATPVLGIATIVLTIPSIALFGLMIPLFSLIGQGIGALPAITAVFLYSLLPIVRNTHTALDSLPPGLREAGRGIGMTFWQRLRWVEIPMALPVIFGGIRTAVVMNIGVMAIAAVIGAGGLGLLLLNGIGGSDIRMLIAGALMICLLAIVLDWLLHRLQVVLTPKGIR
- the clcB gene encoding voltage-gated ClC-type chloride channel ClcB, producing the protein MQRLHTYPDIRAMFRRLLIATVTGVLAALAVAVFRHSMYLLEWLLLSNDSGSLVNAAASLSPWRRALTPALGGLAAGLLLWGWQRLTAQRPHAPTDYMEALETGDGQFDYGASLVKSLASLLVVASGSAIGREGAMILLAALAASLFARRFTPKSEWKLWIACGAAAGMASAYHAPLAGSLFIAEILFGTLMLASLGPVVIAAVVALLTTQLLAPGTDTLYAVHLSGILTATDYALLVAMGLVAGLCGPLLMWLMAFSHGLFLRLKLSPPWQLALGGAIVGLLSLLTPKVWGNGYSVVQAFLLAPPLLSVIAGVFICKLLAVLASSGSGAPGGVFTPTLFVGMATGMLFAQLFALWLPGSETAILLGLAGMATLLAATTHAPIMSALMVCEMTGQYFLLPGLLVACVLASVLSRTLRHDSVYGQHATEGREIDVLR
- the osmX gene encoding osmoprotectant ABC transporter substrate-binding protein OsmX, with protein sequence MRLFSGLTALCAAALFTSQAMAAPLILATKSFTEQHILSAMTVQYLQKKGFQVQPQTNIATVISRNAMINKQIDMTWEYTGTSLIIFNHINKRMSPQESYETVKRLDAKHGLVWLKPADMNNTYAFAMQRKRAEAEHINTMSEMVAKIEQIRKTNPDKNWLLGLDLEFAGRSDGMKPLQAAYKMELDRPQIRQMDPGLVYNAVRDGFVDAGLIYTTDGRVKGFDLKVLEDDKGFFPSYAVTPVVRKDTLEANPGLEEALNTLSAQLNNDVITELNKKVDIDHQSPQQVARDFLRSKQLL
- the osmV gene encoding osmoprotectant ABC transporter ATP-binding protein OsmV, which translates into the protein MIKLENLTKQFSQKHGQTFKAVDNVNLNVPEGEMCVLLGPSGCGKTTTLKMINRLITPSSGTILINGEDTSGMDTVTLRRNIGYVIQQIGLFPNMTIEENITVVPRMLGWDKARCKTRAEELMDMVALDPHKFLNRYPREMSGGQQQRIGVIRALAADPPVLLMDEPFGAVDPINREVIQNQFLEMQRKLKKTVMLVSHDIDEALKLGDRIAVFRQGKIVQCASPDELLAKPANEFVGSFVGQDRTLKRLLLVSAGDVTDQQPTITVRGSTPLPEAFATMDDNDIRAVTVVDEHGKPLGFVKRREARNASGTCADILHPFRMTGKAEDNLRVVLSRLYESNTSWMPIVDEDGRYNGEISQDYIAEYLSSGRTRRALNIHSDS